The following proteins are co-located in the Flavobacterium sp. CECT 9288 genome:
- a CDS encoding GIY-YIG nuclease family protein has protein sequence MFHVYILFSRSQDKYYVGYTSMVLEERLRRHLSTHKGFTARAKDWAIVYSELFDQKSLAISREQEIKKWKSKTKIVELISK, from the coding sequence ATGTTTCACGTTTACATTCTTTTTTCTAGATCACAAGACAAGTATTATGTAGGGTATACTTCTATGGTTTTAGAAGAGAGACTGCGACGACATTTAAGTACACACAAAGGATTTACAGCAAGAGCCAAAGATTGGGCAATAGTTTATTCGGAGTTATTTGACCAAAAATCTTTAGCAATTTCACGAGAGCAGGAAATTAAAAAATGGAAAAGTAAAACTAAAATTGTCGAACTAATTTCAAAATAA
- a CDS encoding RteC domain-containing protein: MKYSLDNILLEIHNKEEKILSQSKRLIDEAYEMTLYLQDLLGSVKKYLAEEGFKNDEEEIHFFRSIKPQILGKLIYYNKIYRIETTCPVNNGKMYYCYFSGQLANLKREYTEHLCNSDFYRYYRSGRTDRDDTYFKRGNINYHDGLNSIVFEIDPEFSTFFDYKTARIISNELLYTYLLTKINPDENPDVILQKPESSKDIFWTDSKNAIIELIYALYASGVISHGKIGIRKISLMFQMLFRIPLGDLHHAFHRMKTRSGSRTSFLDQLKFSLEEYMDKDL, from the coding sequence ATGAAATATTCTTTAGACAACATCCTTTTAGAGATACACAATAAAGAAGAGAAGATTTTATCACAAAGCAAAAGGTTGATTGATGAGGCTTACGAAATGACCCTGTATCTTCAAGATCTTTTAGGTTCAGTTAAGAAATACCTTGCTGAGGAAGGATTTAAAAACGATGAGGAAGAAATCCATTTCTTTCGTTCTATTAAACCCCAAATACTCGGTAAGCTGATCTATTATAATAAGATATATCGCATTGAAACCACTTGCCCTGTCAATAACGGTAAAATGTATTACTGTTATTTTTCTGGACAGTTGGCAAATCTAAAGCGAGAATACACTGAACACCTCTGCAATTCGGATTTTTACAGATACTACCGCTCAGGACGGACAGACCGTGATGATACTTACTTCAAACGTGGAAACATTAACTACCACGATGGGCTTAACAGCATCGTATTTGAAATAGACCCGGAATTCTCGACTTTCTTCGATTATAAAACTGCAAGGATTATCTCCAATGAATTGCTCTACACCTATCTGCTAACAAAAATTAATCCCGATGAAAATCCCGATGTGATATTGCAAAAGCCGGAAAGTTCCAAAGATATATTTTGGACCGACAGCAAAAATGCTATAATCGAATTGATATATGCCCTTTATGCTTCGGGTGTAATTTCTCACGGAAAAATCGGTATCCGAAAAATTAGCCTGATGTTTCAAATGCTTTTCCGTATTCCTCTCGGCGACCTGCACCACGCTTTCCATAGAATGAAAACCCGAAGTGGTTCCAGAACTTCATTTTTAGACCAGCTTAAGTTTTCTCTTGAAGAATATATGGATAAAGACCTTTAG
- a CDS encoding helix-turn-helix domain-containing protein, producing the protein MKIITIEEEAWDQLNNRITAIADYLKRLEVTNYEDLWLNNHEVCQYLHISEKTLWRMRTKGEIAYSKIYGQYFYTIGAIKDMLNANAVQSSDEYVQELIAKGKSYIEKGRKLKTDKK; encoded by the coding sequence ATGAAAATAATAACCATTGAAGAAGAAGCGTGGGATCAGCTAAACAATCGTATCACTGCTATCGCTGACTATCTGAAAAGATTGGAAGTGACCAATTATGAAGACCTGTGGCTCAACAACCACGAGGTATGCCAATACCTACACATAAGCGAGAAAACCTTATGGCGTATGCGTACCAAAGGTGAGATTGCTTATTCAAAAATCTATGGACAATACTTCTACACTATTGGTGCTATCAAAGATATGCTCAATGCCAATGCTGTACAAAGCAGTGATGAGTATGTACAGGAACTTATAGCAAAAGGCAAAAGCTATATCGAAAAAGGCAGGAAACTAAAGACCGATAAAAAATAG
- a CDS encoding helix-turn-helix domain-containing protein gives MNIDRMEFLAWMERLMDRLDMLGNNIEDFQKKRNNIDGEELLDNQDLLQMLKISNRSLQRYRSNGKLPYYTISGKLYYKLSDVHQFIRESFNPPTPK, from the coding sequence ATGAATATTGACAGAATGGAATTTTTGGCGTGGATGGAACGCCTGATGGACAGACTTGATATGCTTGGCAACAATATCGAGGACTTTCAAAAGAAACGAAATAATATTGATGGTGAGGAATTACTCGACAATCAGGATTTACTTCAAATGCTGAAAATCAGCAATCGTTCATTGCAACGTTACCGCTCCAACGGGAAACTACCTTATTATACGATAAGCGGAAAATTGTATTATAAGTTATCTGATGTTCATCAATTTATAAGAGAGAGTTTTAATCCTCCGACACCTAAATAG
- a CDS encoding DUF3945 domain-containing protein, producing the protein MSEETTNKQEEPEQLSDILLVLDKEKMKIQAVKSIDKNGKMETVDPTKKNQSEFMRVDKQGDLISNFFSNFYRQLKDPTKFTFFKVPADKALEKAKEFQKQVDHPTPKGEKQMKKDEVKVEPEHKQENQNNMETTQKAPENNEYRYKPEQIDWETMNNLGLGKERLEKMNLLEPLLKGFKTNELVPVSLNLGTAVTRMDARLSLQHNDEGKVVVAIHGIRKEPNLNFEFFGHKFTDEDKKNLLDAGNMGRVVDLKNPKTGETIPSIISVDRLTNELIALKIEYIKIPDEIKGIKLNDEQKQTLMDGKPLHLEGMISKKGTEFEATVQFNADKRYVEFLFDRGNINQQTQSNGQNNQQNNLQEVPRTFRGKELDNEQYDKFKAGQTIYINGLTDKQGKPYQGYITLNKETNKTNFSFQNPDKLKEQAKPTEAHKTQTAVNSDGKTNEATKNIKEPLQPKQQTPKDKKQQEQQEKPQAPAKSKGRKM; encoded by the coding sequence ATGAGCGAAGAAACTACAAATAAGCAAGAAGAGCCCGAACAATTATCGGACATATTGTTGGTGCTGGATAAAGAAAAAATGAAAATCCAAGCTGTAAAAAGCATCGACAAAAACGGGAAAATGGAAACCGTTGATCCCACAAAAAAGAACCAAAGCGAATTTATGCGGGTGGACAAACAGGGTGATTTGATTTCTAATTTCTTCTCAAATTTTTACAGACAGCTAAAAGATCCTACCAAATTTACATTCTTCAAAGTACCAGCCGATAAAGCTTTAGAGAAAGCAAAAGAATTTCAAAAACAGGTAGATCATCCTACTCCAAAAGGCGAAAAACAAATGAAAAAAGACGAAGTAAAAGTTGAGCCTGAACATAAACAAGAAAATCAAAATAATATGGAAACAACACAAAAAGCACCGGAAAATAACGAATACCGTTACAAGCCGGAACAAATTGATTGGGAAACAATGAACAACCTTGGATTAGGCAAAGAACGCCTTGAAAAAATGAACCTACTTGAACCTTTATTGAAAGGTTTTAAAACCAATGAATTGGTACCCGTAAGCCTAAATCTCGGCACTGCCGTTACCCGAATGGATGCCCGTCTTTCCTTGCAACACAATGACGAAGGTAAGGTAGTGGTCGCCATTCACGGTATCCGTAAAGAACCGAACTTAAACTTTGAGTTCTTTGGACACAAGTTTACTGATGAAGACAAGAAAAACTTACTGGATGCAGGAAATATGGGACGTGTGGTTGATTTGAAAAACCCCAAAACAGGCGAAACCATTCCGTCAATTATTAGTGTGGATAGGTTAACCAATGAATTGATTGCACTGAAAATAGAATACATAAAAATACCCGATGAAATAAAAGGCATAAAACTGAATGATGAGCAAAAACAAACTTTAATGGACGGCAAACCACTTCATTTAGAGGGAATGATTTCTAAGAAGGGAACTGAGTTTGAAGCTACGGTTCAATTCAATGCAGACAAACGCTATGTTGAATTTCTGTTCGATAGAGGCAATATTAATCAGCAAACGCAAAGCAACGGACAAAATAATCAGCAAAATAATTTGCAGGAAGTTCCGAGAACTTTTAGAGGTAAGGAATTGGATAATGAGCAATATGATAAGTTCAAAGCGGGTCAGACTATTTACATCAATGGCTTGACAGATAAGCAAGGTAAGCCGTATCAAGGTTATATCACGCTGAATAAGGAAACCAACAAAACCAATTTTTCTTTTCAAAATCCCGATAAACTCAAAGAACAAGCGAAACCTACCGAAGCTCATAAAACGCAAACTGCGGTTAATTCGGATGGTAAAACCAATGAAGCAACAAAGAATATCAAAGAGCCTTTGCAACCGAAACAACAAACGCCAAAAGATAAAAAACAGCAAGAGCAACAGGAAAAACCTCAAGCACCTGCTAAATCTAAAGGCAGAAAAATGTAG
- a CDS encoding type IA DNA topoisomerase, translating to MKAIIAEKPSVAREIAGLLGASEKKDGYLTGNGYCVTWAFGHLIGLGMPEDYGISGFQKASLPILPNPFLLTVRKVKKDKSYVADTGALKQLKIIEQVFNRCDSIIVATDAGREGELIFRYIYEYLKCNKPFQRLWISSLTEKAIKQGFDNLKNGKEFDGLYQSAQGRSRADWLVGINATQALSIVAGNGIYSLGRVQTPTLALICKRYLDNKKFSIKKYYQIQLLHHKEMIGFKSVSTTKWEDKKLADDTLRTIERNNNMVTVTSIEIKSVTEQPPLLFDLTGLQKEANKKLNLSAEETLNIAQSLYEKKFITYPRTGSKYIPEDMWAEIPNLVRALQDRENCKQALSKIKWGRFNKRIVNDLRVTDHHALLITEKIPSALNAKENAVYDMIAFRLLEAISQACTKEITDVALRAIHYDFTAKGCKITEPGWRSIKGSFADDDTEPLQDLPELKKGDELKIKEASVLEKQTKPPALYTEAGLLSAMETAGKGIENEEERKALQNIGIGTPATRASIIETLFTRNYIQREKKSLIPTEKGLQVYELVKDQKIADVAMTAEWELALQKIENNEADAEAFQKEMETYAKSITNELLQTTIAHENLPQLICPKCKTQQLIIRDKIVKCPDEVCNWVQFRNVCGLQISIADIESLVNKGKTALLKGMKSKAGKKFDAYIVLNEDYKTSFEFEKNKSYKRNGK from the coding sequence ATGAAAGCAATAATTGCAGAAAAACCAAGCGTAGCAAGAGAAATAGCCGGCTTGTTGGGTGCTTCCGAAAAAAAGGATGGCTATCTGACAGGCAACGGCTATTGTGTTACGTGGGCGTTTGGACACCTAATTGGATTAGGAATGCCCGAAGATTACGGAATATCAGGTTTTCAGAAAGCTTCGCTTCCGATACTTCCTAACCCATTTTTATTAACCGTTCGTAAAGTAAAAAAGGACAAAAGTTATGTAGCTGATACAGGTGCATTAAAGCAATTGAAAATAATTGAGCAAGTATTTAATCGGTGCGATAGTATTATTGTAGCTACTGATGCAGGTCGTGAAGGCGAACTCATCTTTCGGTACATTTACGAATACCTCAAATGCAACAAACCTTTTCAAAGATTATGGATAAGTTCATTAACTGAAAAAGCCATTAAACAAGGTTTTGATAACCTCAAAAACGGAAAAGAATTTGACGGATTGTATCAATCTGCACAAGGCAGAAGCCGTGCCGATTGGCTTGTAGGAATTAATGCTACGCAGGCATTGAGCATTGTTGCAGGAAATGGGATTTATTCGCTCGGAAGAGTGCAAACACCAACACTTGCCTTGATTTGCAAACGTTATCTCGACAACAAGAAATTCTCAATAAAGAAATATTATCAGATACAATTGTTGCATCACAAAGAAATGATTGGTTTTAAAAGTGTTTCCACAACCAAATGGGAAGATAAAAAGCTGGCAGACGATACATTGCGAACCATCGAAAGAAACAATAATATGGTAACGGTCACGTCCATAGAAATCAAAAGCGTAACGGAACAACCGCCTTTGCTTTTTGACTTGACAGGTTTGCAAAAAGAAGCCAATAAAAAGCTAAACCTTTCTGCCGAAGAAACGCTGAACATTGCCCAAAGCCTTTACGAAAAGAAATTCATCACTTATCCTCGTACCGGAAGCAAATATATTCCCGAAGATATGTGGGCTGAAATCCCCAATCTTGTAAGAGCATTACAGGACCGTGAAAACTGCAAACAAGCCTTGTCTAAAATAAAATGGGGACGTTTCAATAAACGCATCGTGAACGATTTGCGTGTAACCGACCATCACGCATTATTGATTACCGAAAAAATTCCATCGGCATTAAATGCAAAAGAAAATGCAGTTTACGATATGATTGCTTTTCGACTGTTGGAAGCGATTTCTCAAGCTTGTACGAAAGAGATTACCGACGTTGCTTTACGAGCTATACATTATGATTTTACTGCAAAAGGTTGTAAGATAACCGAACCAGGTTGGCGCTCGATAAAAGGAAGTTTCGCAGATGATGACACCGAACCTTTGCAGGATTTACCCGAACTGAAAAAGGGCGATGAACTTAAAATAAAAGAAGCCTCGGTTTTGGAAAAACAAACTAAACCGCCTGCATTATATACTGAAGCTGGGCTTTTATCAGCTATGGAAACTGCCGGAAAGGGGATAGAAAATGAAGAAGAACGTAAAGCTCTGCAAAATATAGGCATTGGCACACCTGCAACACGGGCATCAATAATTGAAACATTGTTTACCCGAAATTATATCCAACGGGAAAAGAAATCTTTAATCCCGACTGAAAAAGGATTGCAGGTTTATGAGTTAGTCAAAGACCAAAAAATTGCGGATGTGGCTATGACTGCCGAATGGGAACTTGCTTTGCAGAAAATTGAAAACAACGAAGCTGATGCCGAAGCATTTCAAAAGGAAATGGAAACGTATGCAAAATCTATTACGAATGAATTGTTGCAAACTACCATTGCCCACGAAAACCTGCCTCAACTTATTTGCCCAAAATGTAAAACCCAGCAACTGATTATTAGAGATAAGATTGTTAAATGCCCTGATGAAGTTTGTAACTGGGTACAGTTCCGCAATGTTTGTGGCCTACAAATCAGCATTGCTGATATTGAAAGCCTCGTCAATAAAGGCAAAACGGCTCTGCTTAAAGGGATGAAAAGCAAAGCTGGAAAAAAATTCGATGCTTATATAGTGTTGAATGAGGATTACAAAACCTCTTTTGAATTTGAAAAAAACAAAAGCTATAAACGTAATGGAAAATAA
- a CDS encoding ORF6N domain-containing protein codes for MENKPSISTMEIKNLIYSLRGKQVMRDSDLASLYQVETKNLNKAVKRNIERFPASFCFQLTEEEVENLRFQIGTSSLSYGGRRYLPYVFTEQGIAMASAILRSDIAVKVSVEIMEAFVEMRRMLISNASLFHRLDKIELKQLEADQKFEDIFKALESDKLQSERGVFYDGQIFDAYTFVSDIIRSAKSSIILLDNYVDDTILILLGKRNNNVTATIYTKSISNQLRLDLQRYNSQYPPIEIEIFSDAHDRFLIIDDTELYHIGASLKDLGKKWFAFSRMDIEVGRMLQILKKP; via the coding sequence ATGGAAAATAAGCCTAGCATTAGCACAATGGAAATCAAAAACCTGATTTATTCCCTACGTGGAAAACAAGTAATGCGGGATAGCGACCTCGCTTCCTTATACCAAGTGGAAACAAAGAACCTTAACAAAGCCGTAAAAAGAAATATTGAAAGATTTCCTGCTTCTTTTTGCTTTCAACTGACCGAAGAGGAAGTTGAAAACTTGAGGTTCCAAATTGGAACCTCAAGTTTGAGCTACGGCGGAAGGCGTTATTTGCCTTATGTTTTTACTGAACAAGGTATTGCAATGGCTTCTGCCATACTCCGTTCGGATATTGCCGTTAAAGTCAGTGTAGAAATTATGGAAGCCTTTGTAGAAATGCGTAGGATGCTCATCAGCAATGCTTCGCTTTTTCATCGTTTGGATAAGATTGAACTAAAACAATTAGAAGCTGACCAAAAATTTGAAGATATTTTTAAGGCTTTGGAAAGCGACAAACTGCAAAGTGAAAGAGGTGTTTTCTATGATGGTCAAATTTTCGATGCTTATACTTTTGTATCGGATATTATCCGAAGTGCCAAAAGTTCTATTATCCTGCTTGATAATTATGTGGATGACACGATATTGATCTTATTGGGCAAACGGAATAATAATGTAACCGCAACAATCTATACCAAAAGCATCAGCAATCAGTTACGTCTGGATTTACAACGGTACAACAGCCAATATCCTCCCATTGAAATTGAGATTTTCTCCGATGCCCACGACCGCTTTTTAATTATTGACGATACGGAGCTTTACCATATTGGAGCATCACTAAAAGACCTGGGCAAAAAATGGTTTGCCTTTTCGAGAATGGATATTGAAGTCGGCAGGATGCTTCAAATCTTAAAAAAACCATAG
- a CDS encoding DUF1896 domain-containing protein — MDTQKDLSYFRLRLQELLNTSFPEKANDQKFINQRSSWATNAYEGAFQSGNDIEKCNEIANYILFDGLHFSKFDTVFQVVCNEFDTIMADEELRPFALKMFRVCEPIFSNYELTDDFAYGYEYDQLYTEITGTIAIWIAENGLQ, encoded by the coding sequence ATGGATACACAAAAAGACCTTTCGTATTTCAGATTACGATTACAAGAATTATTAAACACCAGTTTCCCCGAAAAAGCAAACGACCAAAAATTCATAAACCAGCGTTCCTCTTGGGCTACCAATGCCTATGAAGGTGCTTTTCAATCGGGAAATGATATTGAAAAATGTAACGAAATAGCCAATTATATTCTTTTCGATGGTTTACATTTTTCCAAGTTCGATACCGTATTTCAGGTGGTTTGTAATGAGTTCGACACCATAATGGCAGATGAAGAATTGCGACCATTTGCTTTAAAAATGTTCCGTGTTTGTGAACCTATTTTCTCCAACTATGAACTAACTGATGACTTCGCTTATGGTTATGAGTATGACCAGCTCTACACCGAAATAACCGGAACCATCGCAATATGGATAGCGGAAAATGGGCTTCAGTAA